The window AGTTAAACCCTGTCTCAAGTAACACATTATCAAGATAATAGTGGCTATCTGTAATCTTTGACGTCGTGCTTGATGGGACTGAATCGGTTTCAGCGATAGCAATACCTGACATCGCACCAAATAGCGTGCAAGTCGCAGCCAGTTTTGCACTCGTAGAAAGGAACTCTCTTCTGTTGGATTGCATAGAAACTCCTTAATTAGGCAGTTTTCAGGTTGCTGAACGTCGCAACCTGAAATGGTGTGAAGTTAGCCTTGAATAATATGAGTACCTGTTTCGCCGCGTAAGGCTTGCGGCAATTTTTCAGGTGAGGTAATAATCACTCGCTTGCCACCGTTGGCGAGAAACGACAGGCTAGCTTCTATTTTCGGTAGCATACTTCCAGCGGGGAAATGCCCTTCACGCATATAGCGTTGCATCGCGGTTGTCGTGGTTTCTCCAAGTTCCTTTTGTTCTGGTGTTCCAAAGTAAATACAGACTTTTTCAACCCCTGTTGTGATGATCAAAATATCGGCTTGTAACTCTTTTGCGAGTAGCGTTGTGGATAAATCTTTATCGATAACGGCATCGACACTTTGAAAGCCTCCATGGCCATTTTTGACCACAGGGATCCCACCACCACCAGCGGCAATAACAACATAGTCATTTTCAGTTAATGTACGGATAGCCGCGGATTCGACGACACTTTTGGGCTCGGGTGATGCGACTACACGGCGGTATCCACGTCCTGAGTCTTCAACAAAATGCCAATCAGGGTTTGCTTGTTGCAATTTCTCGGCCTGTTCAGCGCTGAAAAATGCCCCTATAGGCTTGGTTGGCGATTGAAAATTGGGATCATTTTTATCGACTTCAACTTGAGTGACTACAGTGACCGCTTGACGATTATGGCGCGTCACCAATGCGTTAGTCAGTGCTTGTTGGATTAAATAACCAATTCCCCCTTGGGTATCGGCGACACAATTGGCTAATGGTGTCAAAGGTAGCCCTTCAACGGTATGTGCGATTTCAGCGCGGCGTAAATCCAATCCGACTTGTGGCCCATTTCCATGAGTTAAAACGATATTATAGTTTCCTTCAAGCATGTCACAGATATGGGTAGCCACTTCTTGTACGGCTTTTTCTTGAGAATCAATCGACTGGCTGTTGTTATCTTTGATAATACTGTTGCCCCCGATGGCAACAACCACGAGTTCTTTCATTGTTATTGTATCCTGATACAGAGTGTTAGAGTCGGTGTGCTAGGCACACCGACAATCGGAGGTTAGTGGCATCACACTGATTTACTGATTTTTTCAGCTTTTTCAGGTTGTTGCTCTTCTGTTGTTTTGCCTTTATCCAAAAAGTATTTCATGACAAATAAGCCCGCCATCATGAGGTAAGCGTATACAAACATCAAGGCTGAGCCTTGTGCTATTCCTACCATTGGCGAATGAATGATTCCGAAGAATACGAGTAGTGCGCCGACGGCAGCAGCAATTGCACCACGTAGTGGTTGATTAAGAATGGCGAAGATAGCAATACAGCCCCACAGCATACTGGCTAGCGGTGCACCATTGCCGAGGTGTACGAGACCTTGGTAATACACCCCTTTGCTCAACAATACATCGGTTCCGATCTGCGCCGCTGAAGTCCCTGCTGCTCCCATCATGCTATTCATCATGGTCAGTGCCCAGTTGGCAATCCAAGGGAATAAACAAATAAAGATAACGGGGACTTCAATCTTGGGTGTTTCTCGCACCACTTGGTTCGCCGTAACAACCCCGATAAATACCAGAATAGGTACGATCGCTGTCATTGGAATAATGGCTAACATGAAAGCCCCCAAACCAAATAACGGAACGATGAACATAGTGATCCCAGAAGCTAACGTATAGCCAATACTGGCTCCCATGGCTTTCCAACCCGCATGACCTACGTACACCGTCACGGGGAATGGGTTCCCCATAAAGCAACCTACAGTTGATGATAAACCATTGGCTAGCATGACCTTACGTGTATTGTATTCATCACCAGCAGCGTGGGCACTCTCAATATTTTCGAGGTCAAAGATATAGTTTGCTAAGCCTAATGGAACCGCGGAAGCTAAGTAAGGCAGCGCGTGCGGTAGACCTTGTAAAAAGCTATCAATATGGATGCCTGGTGGGTTAAATCCAAATGACTCGACGGAGGATTTAATCGCAGCAGGGCTTTGTAATCCTGAAATCCATGCCAATACGGTACCTGCGATCAGAAGCAATAAGCCTGTCGGTATACGGGCAAAGATCGGTTTTTTACCAAACCAGTTGATAAAGATGAGCAGTAAAACGATAAATGAGACGGTCGGGGCTTCAAATGCTTGTAGCATTGGGTTCATGGCCAGTAACAGCAAACCTAGCCCAGATAAACAGGAAAGCAAGACAGTGCGAGGGATCATTTTACGGATCGTTTCACCGAGGAATGAGCCACCAACAAGGATCATTGATTCCACAAAACACCAAACCAGTGCAATCTGAATGGCAAACTCCGCATTTTGCGTAGTTTGATAGACTGGCATGATGACTAAAAAGGTGACGGTAAAAATAGAGGGTGCACTTGGGCCAGACGGTAGTGCGGTAACATCGTCGCGCCCAGTTTGTTTGGCAAGTTGCTGGCCAAAATAAGCATAGCTGACACTCGCAAGTAAGACGGCAAAACCAAAAGCGGGTGCAATACGTCCATAAACAATATCTTTTGGGATACCGACGACAAAGATCAGTAGCCCCATCATTGTGAGCAGATTAGTTAAGTTATTGGTCATTAGCCCGAAGTAGGCCGCCCAGTCACCACGTTTCCACTTTAGTTTCGTTACACTCATGGAATGTATCCTTCAAAGAAGAGACTGCGGGGGCAGTCATAATTAAAAACCCTATTTGCTCTGGTGAATCACAACTCATTAGTCTGGATTGCCCAACCGAAGTTGGGCTTATTATCTGTGTGACTAGGCGTATTTTTCGGCGTAAGACAACATCGCTTTTTCAAAGCAATCAAACGGAGGGTGAACAATACCCGCCCCAATCATACCGATACCTGCATCTTTATGGGCAATTGCGGTATTGATGACCGGAAGGATACCGCTGGCGGCAACCTTAGTGATATCAATGGCAGTAGGAATACCCATAAAGCCAAGCAGAGGAATCGTCACATTTGGGTTTTCACCTAAAGTGATTTCACGCATCTGCCTTGAAAAATCAATAGCTTCTTCAACGGTACCTCCGACGAGAGCAACAATGGCAGGCGCTGTTGCCATGGCGAAGCCACCAATACCATAAGTCTCAGTAATTGCGGAGTCTCCAATATCGAGGCCAGAGTCTTCAGGTTTATAACCTGCAAACATAGGACCAATCACTTGTTGCGATGGACCCGTAAACCATTGGCCCGGTAGCCCACTGATACGTAAACCGAACTCATAACCGTTACGTGCCATGGTCGTGACGACGGTGCTGTATTCGATACCATGTGCCGCATCCATTGCCGCTTTACACATCGCCATCCAAGTTGGGCCTGAGAAATAATCACTACTTGCCACAAAATCAAATACTTCTTTTTGTTGAGCAACAGAAAAATCAGTTTGGATGATATACGGTGTTAATGCTTGGATGAGCAGTGTGGTGCCTGCATTATTACGGTTATGACATTCATCCCCCATATGCAGGGCTTGCGCTAACATTAAGCGCAGGTCTATTTCACCAGCGAGCTTCATCGCGTCACGTAGCATTGGACCTAAAACATCACGCATCCAGTTCAAGCGGTCGATAACACTTTGGTCATTGGCCCCCATCCGCAAAATTTTTGCCATTTGCTCACTAAGGTTAGTGAAAGCGCGATTACCATACGTTTTGTTTTCAACAATGTGCATAAACATGGAGGCAGAGGTCACTCCCGCCATGGAGCCTACACAGTCGTGTTCGTGACAAGGGGAGAAAATGATCTCACCAGAAGCGGCAACACGTTCAGCATCCGCTAAATCTTTCGCTAGACCTTCAAATACTAATGCGCCTGTCACCGCGCCTTTCATCGCACCGCACATGTCTTTCCACTCAACAGGAGGACCTGCGTGTAAAATAGTATTCTTGGTCATTCCTGGTACAACATTAATGGCTTGATCATAGCCGACCAACATCGGTTGTGATTGAATGATACGTTCCAAGGCTTGCGCGTTAGCCGCTGCAATCTTTTCTTGTAATGCGGCGTTACTTTCAATTTTGTCTAATGCACGGATGACGGCAACGTTACCTTGCCCAGGCGGTGTCCAATTCAAATGTGTTACGGGAACATGTTGTTTTTTCAGGTCATCGCTAAACATTTCAATGCCCACATTAATCACATTTAATGGTTGTTTAAATAATGAAGTCATTATGCTTTCTCCCCTTTCCAGACAAATTCACGCGCTAACAAACCGGTGTTGGTGCTACTACTCGCCCAAATGACACCTGCATCAGTGAGCATCTTCACCTGTGCATCCATTGATGGTGTATCTTGATCAGTGCCTAAAACATACCCGAGGATCACCAGTTCACGGTTATCTTGTTTCGCAATCTCTTTTGCTGCTTTGATAGCATCAATCATTACCCCAACAGGGTCTGCATGAGAGCCGTAACCCAGAACAAAGTCCATGACGATAACACCGACTTCAGGGTCGCGCGCTTCTTGCAGTAAACGCTCTATGCGGTTGGTTGGGTCGATCATTGGGTGAGGTTTGCCATTGGTAAAATCATCATCACCAAAGTCAAGGAAAGTATGGGCAACACTTTTGTTGAGATCTTTTAAGCGGTAATCAGGGTTCGGTTGAATATTACTGTAGACATCATCATATTTTTCGAGTGCAGCAAACATGGCTTCATCACATAACGTACCGCCACAAAAAAGGCCGCGAATATATTTTTGTGTGGGTGATAGTTTTGCTCTCACTTCTTCAATTAGAGGCCAATTCAACGAATGCAAATCCAACTCTTCTTCTTTGACGCCAGTGAGAAGCACCGCTTTTAGTGCCGCCTCTTTAGTTCCTTTTGCGAAGCTTAAACCGGGTTTATCTTCTGGCGTGGGTTGATTACCGAGAAAACAAACGACAACCGGTTTGTGGCATTTTTCTGCTTGAGTTAAGACTTTTTTGGCAACGGCCGCCGCTGGTGGTTTAGAAACTAAGACGATTACTTGAGTTTCATCATCCTCATCCAGCATTTTCAGCGCATCAATCATCATGATCCCGCCGATCTTTTCACTGAGATCACGACCACCCGTTCCGATCAGTTGTGAAATCCCAGCGCCAAATTCATGAATACGGACACTGAGCTCTTGGCTGCCTGTTCCGGATGCACCGATAATACCGATACTACCGCGACGAACGCTATTGCCAAAGCATAGTGCTGCACCATTGATGATTGCAGTACCGCAATCCGGACCCATCATCAATAGGCCTTTACTGCTAGCGAGTTGTTTTAACGCGAATTCATCATCGATTGAGACATTATCAGAGAACAGCATGACGTTAAGATCATTTTCAAGTGCGATGCGTGCTTCACGAGCAGCAAATTGACCATTAACAGAAATGACCGCTAGGTTGCTGTCTGGGATGTGGCTATGTGCGGAATGAATCGTGGCATATTTAGCTTCATGTTGTGAGCCACCTTGGTTTTTCTTATTGAACAGCTCTTCAATCGCGATGAGTGTTGCTTCATTTGCTTCATCACTCGTGCCTTTAATGACAATCATCAAGTCGCCGTTTTTGGCTGCTTCCAATTCAGCGGATAATAACCCTAGGTTTTTCAGTACACCTTTATTCATTTCTGTTGCCATGGCCACAAATGCCTGCTCAACGTTGTCGAGTTGGTTAGCTTTTGTGGAAATAGACATCAATGATACAGAATCAAAATAGGTATTCTTTTTGATGACAACTTTAGTCGACATACTTTTCTCCAAAATAATGGGTAAGGTACAAAGCATCACGAATGCCAAATAACATGTCGCTACCCGAACTAGACCCGATATCTAAAATCTTTTGATACTGCGGATAAATATTTCTCTCATCTGCTGTTACTAACATCTGAATAAGTTGCAGCAAGTTTTCTCTATATTCGCGATTGAGCGCCTTTTCTAAGGTGATGGCACCAATTTTAGTGGTGGCATCTTTGGCACGGCGGATACCTTGTTCAAAAAAAGGGTGTAGGTGCTGTGCTGGGTGATGCTTGAGTAATAAAAACGCCATTAATCCAACTAAATAGTCATCCCCTGAAGGAGTAAGACCAATCCCGAGCCCAACAAATTGTTGGATAATAACAGGCAAGTTTTGATGCTCTGCTTTCTTTAATGAATCGATTAATTCGTTACGTAATAAATTTAATTTGTTAGCGAGACTAGAATAAAATAAATTACACCCATGATAACTCAATAAAGCGTGACCACTTTTATTCAATAGTTTATCTATTTCATTAATATTAAAATTTAAAAATGTAAAATAGTCGTCGCTATTTATTTTCTCTGGAATAAAACTAATATTATTAGGCTGCCATTGATGACATAAAGAGAATGACAGAAAGTAATGGTCGCCAAAATAAATTTTTTTATCCGATAAATAAACGTTTTCTCCTTCTTTGATATTTAATTGAGAAAGATCACTATTCAATAATCGACAACTGTTAGGGGCATTATCTAATTCGGCGCTCAGTAAGGTAAAAAGTGAATGATTAATCGAAATATTGATCGCCTTACGGAAAACCTGTTCTATGTGGCCTGATAATGAAGGCTGATTTAACAGATTGAAAAATGTTATATCAGCCGAGAGTCCATGCAGTTGTTGTCGTTGAGTCTTGATGTTATTCACAAGCCTCCTTGTAATGCACTATGCACCGGCTGCTATCAATAATTCAGCAATTTCGTGATAGCCTTTTTCGCGCGCTAACTCTAATGGTTTTTTACCGTATTTGTCGGTCATATGCGGGTTGGCACCG of the Providencia stuartii genome contains:
- a CDS encoding carbamate kinase family protein, with product MKELVVVAIGGNSIIKDNNSQSIDSQEKAVQEVATHICDMLEGNYNIVLTHGNGPQVGLDLRRAEIAHTVEGLPLTPLANCVADTQGGIGYLIQQALTNALVTRHNRQAVTVVTQVEVDKNDPNFQSPTKPIGAFFSAEQAEKLQQANPDWHFVEDSGRGYRRVVASPEPKSVVESAAIRTLTENDYVVIAAGGGGIPVVKNGHGGFQSVDAVIDKDLSTTLLAKELQADILIITTGVEKVCIYFGTPEQKELGETTTTAMQRYMREGHFPAGSMLPKIEASLSFLANGGKRVIITSPEKLPQALRGETGTHIIQG
- a CDS encoding xanthine permease encodes the protein MSVTKLKWKRGDWAAYFGLMTNNLTNLLTMMGLLIFVVGIPKDIVYGRIAPAFGFAVLLASVSYAYFGQQLAKQTGRDDVTALPSGPSAPSIFTVTFLVIMPVYQTTQNAEFAIQIALVWCFVESMILVGGSFLGETIRKMIPRTVLLSCLSGLGLLLLAMNPMLQAFEAPTVSFIVLLLIFINWFGKKPIFARIPTGLLLLIAGTVLAWISGLQSPAAIKSSVESFGFNPPGIHIDSFLQGLPHALPYLASAVPLGLANYIFDLENIESAHAAGDEYNTRKVMLANGLSSTVGCFMGNPFPVTVYVGHAGWKAMGASIGYTLASGITMFIVPLFGLGAFMLAIIPMTAIVPILVFIGVVTANQVVRETPKIEVPVIFICLFPWIANWALTMMNSMMGAAGTSAAQIGTDVLLSKGVYYQGLVHLGNGAPLASMLWGCIAIFAILNQPLRGAIAAAVGALLVFFGIIHSPMVGIAQGSALMFVYAYLMMAGLFVMKYFLDKGKTTEEQQPEKAEKISKSV
- a CDS encoding DUF1116 domain-containing protein: MTSLFKQPLNVINVGIEMFSDDLKKQHVPVTHLNWTPPGQGNVAVIRALDKIESNAALQEKIAAANAQALERIIQSQPMLVGYDQAINVVPGMTKNTILHAGPPVEWKDMCGAMKGAVTGALVFEGLAKDLADAERVAASGEIIFSPCHEHDCVGSMAGVTSASMFMHIVENKTYGNRAFTNLSEQMAKILRMGANDQSVIDRLNWMRDVLGPMLRDAMKLAGEIDLRLMLAQALHMGDECHNRNNAGTTLLIQALTPYIIQTDFSVAQQKEVFDFVASSDYFSGPTWMAMCKAAMDAAHGIEYSTVVTTMARNGYEFGLRISGLPGQWFTGPSQQVIGPMFAGYKPEDSGLDIGDSAITETYGIGGFAMATAPAIVALVGGTVEEAIDFSRQMREITLGENPNVTIPLLGFMGIPTAIDITKVAASGILPVINTAIAHKDAGIGMIGAGIVHPPFDCFEKAMLSYAEKYA
- the fdrA gene encoding acyl-CoA synthetase FdrA codes for the protein MSTKVVIKKNTYFDSVSLMSISTKANQLDNVEQAFVAMATEMNKGVLKNLGLLSAELEAAKNGDLMIVIKGTSDEANEATLIAIEELFNKKNQGGSQHEAKYATIHSAHSHIPDSNLAVISVNGQFAAREARIALENDLNVMLFSDNVSIDDEFALKQLASSKGLLMMGPDCGTAIINGAALCFGNSVRRGSIGIIGASGTGSQELSVRIHEFGAGISQLIGTGGRDLSEKIGGIMMIDALKMLDEDDETQVIVLVSKPPAAAVAKKVLTQAEKCHKPVVVCFLGNQPTPEDKPGLSFAKGTKEAALKAVLLTGVKEEELDLHSLNWPLIEEVRAKLSPTQKYIRGLFCGGTLCDEAMFAALEKYDDVYSNIQPNPDYRLKDLNKSVAHTFLDFGDDDFTNGKPHPMIDPTNRIERLLQEARDPEVGVIVMDFVLGYGSHADPVGVMIDAIKAAKEIAKQDNRELVILGYVLGTDQDTPSMDAQVKMLTDAGVIWASSSTNTGLLAREFVWKGEKA
- a CDS encoding DUF2877 domain-containing protein, which gives rise to MNNIKTQRQQLHGLSADITFFNLLNQPSLSGHIEQVFRKAINISINHSLFTLLSAELDNAPNSCRLLNSDLSQLNIKEGENVYLSDKKIYFGDHYFLSFSLCHQWQPNNISFIPEKINSDDYFTFLNFNINEIDKLLNKSGHALLSYHGCNLFYSSLANKLNLLRNELIDSLKKAEHQNLPVIIQQFVGLGIGLTPSGDDYLVGLMAFLLLKHHPAQHLHPFFEQGIRRAKDATTKIGAITLEKALNREYRENLLQLIQMLVTADERNIYPQYQKILDIGSSSGSDMLFGIRDALYLTHYFGEKYVD